A window from Catalinimonas alkaloidigena encodes these proteins:
- a CDS encoding MlaE family ABC transporter permease: MQIKTPYPPGFRTFFIRLALNARYVWRLFLAMITPPYEGREILAQCYRMGYKSFLLIGFTALLVGSVFTRQSRPSLISFGAESWLPFLMAVAIVRGTGPLVTALICAGKIGSNVGAELSAMNVTEQIDAMEVSGTDPFRYLVVSRVTAITLMLPVLVIYADMLGLFGAFLTTRYYTNISLELFVHQTFSSLSIRDLALTIIKPLVFGFAIGTISTYHGYYSSRATIGVGKAANSSVVASMVSIFILDFLTVQFISLFP; this comes from the coding sequence GTGCAAATAAAAACTCCTTATCCACCCGGCTTCCGCACTTTTTTTATTCGGCTGGCCCTTAATGCCCGCTATGTGTGGCGTCTGTTTCTGGCGATGATCACGCCGCCTTACGAAGGCCGCGAAATTCTGGCGCAGTGCTACCGCATGGGCTACAAATCGTTTCTGCTCATCGGCTTCACCGCCCTGCTGGTGGGCAGTGTTTTCACGCGGCAGTCGCGCCCGTCGCTGATCAGTTTCGGTGCCGAAAGCTGGTTACCCTTTCTGATGGCCGTCGCCATTGTGCGCGGGACCGGCCCGCTGGTCACCGCCCTGATTTGTGCCGGCAAAATCGGTTCCAACGTGGGCGCGGAGCTGAGTGCCATGAACGTGACCGAACAAATCGATGCGATGGAAGTCTCGGGTACGGACCCGTTCCGCTACCTGGTAGTGTCGCGCGTGACGGCCATCACCCTGATGCTTCCCGTGCTGGTGATTTACGCCGATATGCTGGGGCTGTTCGGCGCTTTTCTGACGACCCGCTACTACACCAACATCAGCCTGGAACTGTTTGTCCACCAGACGTTTAGCTCCCTATCGATTCGCGATCTGGCCCTGACCATCATCAAACCGCTGGTATTTGGGTTCGCCATCGGGACCATCAGCACATACCACGGGTATTACTCGTCGCGGGCCACCATTGGCGTGGGCAAAGCCGCCAACTCGTCGGTTGTGGCGTCGATGGTTTCCATCTTCATCCTCGACTTCCTGACCGTACAGTTTATCTCCCTTTTTCCGTAA
- a CDS encoding ABC transporter ATP-binding protein, whose protein sequence is MPPDDLKCVLHIEHLRKAFEERVVLQDVTLCLFQGENLVILGRSGTGKSVLLKCIIGLIMPDEGTVEVLGRRIDTLSSRELMELRRRVGFSFQGSALYDSMTVRENLEFPLRRNLGIDDPRELKPRVEEALEAVGLSHAIDQQPSELSGGMRKRIGIARTLILRPEIMLYDEPTAGLDPETSTDINDLINEVRKVYHTSSIIITHDIACAKTTADRIIFLKDGLCYNEGSFAQMSREDDPLLQTFFNYFKVSS, encoded by the coding sequence CTGCCTCCTGACGACCTGAAGTGCGTGCTCCACATCGAGCACCTGCGCAAAGCGTTCGAGGAGCGTGTGGTGCTGCAGGACGTGACGCTGTGCCTGTTTCAGGGCGAAAATCTGGTGATTCTGGGCCGCTCCGGGACAGGGAAATCCGTCTTGCTGAAGTGCATCATCGGCCTGATTATGCCCGACGAAGGCACCGTGGAAGTGCTGGGACGCCGGATCGATACCCTCTCGTCGCGCGAGTTGATGGAACTGCGCCGTCGGGTCGGCTTTTCGTTTCAGGGAAGTGCCCTGTACGATTCGATGACGGTCCGCGAAAACCTGGAATTTCCGTTGCGCCGCAACCTGGGCATCGACGATCCGCGCGAACTGAAACCCCGCGTGGAAGAAGCCCTGGAGGCCGTGGGCCTGTCGCACGCCATCGATCAGCAGCCCTCCGAATTGTCGGGAGGCATGCGCAAGCGCATCGGCATTGCCCGCACGTTGATCCTCAGGCCCGAAATTATGCTCTACGACGAGCCGACGGCGGGCCTGGACCCGGAAACTTCGACCGACATCAACGACCTGATCAACGAAGTGCGCAAGGTGTACCATACGTCGTCGATCATCATCACGCACGACATTGCCTGCGCCAAAACCACGGCCGACCGGATCATCTTTCTGAAGGATGGCCTCTGTTACAACGAAGGGTCGTTCGCCCAGATGAGCCGCGAAGACGACCCGCTTCTCCAGACCTTTTTCAATTATTTCAAAGTATCCTCATGA
- a CDS encoding MlaD family protein encodes MKAIEIRRNIRLGIFVAVAILLVLLALFTIGGQNNLFAPTFPLQVEFRNVQGLQGGDRVLFSGVGIGNVTDVEIVQDTVIRVQMKIKERVRPFIKKNSTATITTDGLVGNKIVVIEPGDAASGPVDDEDFIVAKTEAGAQELINTLTASGQNVMEVTGQLKRIAQGLEEGRGTFGMLLKDDQMAASLQQAALNIQVTGRNSATITGDIRSMVNQLQRNREGLVSTLLTDTSFSRVYDQTLTNIRVTGENTAEATGDFSRFTDKLNNEEGSLNVLLADTAFANDLQRTLTNTARGTEALAEDAEALQKTFLLRGVFRRQRKQEAKAREQAQEEAQQKQ; translated from the coding sequence ATGAAAGCCATCGAAATACGCCGGAACATCCGACTGGGCATTTTTGTGGCAGTTGCCATTCTACTGGTGCTGCTGGCCCTGTTCACCATCGGCGGTCAGAATAATTTGTTTGCCCCCACGTTCCCGCTGCAGGTAGAGTTTCGCAACGTGCAGGGATTGCAGGGCGGCGACCGCGTCCTGTTTTCGGGCGTGGGCATCGGCAACGTCACCGACGTAGAAATTGTGCAGGACACCGTGATTCGGGTGCAGATGAAAATCAAGGAACGGGTGCGGCCGTTCATCAAGAAAAATTCGACCGCCACCATCACGACCGACGGCCTGGTGGGCAACAAAATTGTGGTCATTGAGCCAGGCGACGCCGCTTCCGGTCCCGTCGACGACGAAGATTTTATCGTGGCAAAAACCGAAGCCGGCGCTCAGGAACTGATCAACACCCTGACCGCCTCGGGACAGAACGTGATGGAAGTAACGGGCCAACTGAAACGCATCGCGCAGGGCCTCGAAGAAGGCCGGGGAACCTTCGGCATGCTGCTGAAAGACGACCAGATGGCCGCGTCGCTCCAACAGGCCGCCCTCAACATTCAGGTGACGGGACGCAATTCGGCCACCATCACGGGCGACATCCGCAGCATGGTGAACCAACTGCAACGCAACCGGGAAGGCCTCGTCAGCACCCTACTGACCGATACCAGTTTCTCGCGCGTTTACGATCAGACCCTCACCAACATCCGCGTTACCGGCGAGAACACCGCCGAAGCCACCGGCGACTTCAGTCGCTTTACCGACAAGCTGAACAACGAGGAAGGCTCGCTCAACGTACTGCTGGCCGACACGGCTTTCGCCAACGACCTGCAACGTACGCTCACCAACACCGCGCGGGGCACCGAAGCCCTCGCCGAAGATGCCGAAGCGCTGCAAAAGACTTTTCTGTTGCGGGGCGTGTTCCGGCGGCAACGCAAGCAGGAAGCAAAAGCCCGGGAACAGGCCCAAGAAGAAGCACAGCAGAAGCAGTAA
- a CDS encoding pectinesterase family protein — protein MKTPCRFSFFLLLSWLTLASAWAQQVPSSATWPLTNPDADGTGFAPVTTGLVAATDERLSNLELNQYTGLEESQRLRIQGNEWPANQTDTIAGTYVEFAVAPNEGTTFMVDTLSLRLAARSISSMRARIFYAASPDFSEAMELMYDTGLENNYLSVDTLMTFSGAPEVQLAEGDTFYLRIYPWVDQDPDVRTGKYLLPNNVMIGGQSKALPASSTALWSFNDTQEPVTTGGMVAELPAFEGLEFYNFTELPIDGTSEQVKVISLKTPGEGEWIAEPDSVGGMYAQFAAAPKSGGTLAVEEVSFYIGGWFTSTLRATVYASTDPTFATSTLLVADSALVGNAVASWTFPVEAMVESGGQFYLRIYPYNTEAQGWAKLVALKDVTISGTVSGVTADPAAISSQPVSAISTTFATSGGNIYTDGGAPVTARGVVWNTTGSPTVDDSKTEDGTGPGTFSSQLTGLTPGTQYYVRAYATNSAGTSYGGEVSFTTLTERSVPTVTTGQISNILAEEAVGSGEVTDWGGDTITARGLVWNTTGAPTLADAYSEAGAGLGAFQSALMPLEENTDYYVRAYATNGVGTAYGDEVTFTTEAKAPDVMVTVAQDGSGDYETVQAAFDAVPDNYTGTYTIYVKPGTYKEKLILERNKVNVVLKGDDPLTTILTYDDYAGIAGGTSNSYSVAIEPDDFTAMNITFQNTVVNDGSGGGQQAVALRVNGDRQAYYNCRLLGYQDTFYTWGGRGTGRIYLKDCYVEGSVDFIFGRDIVVFDHCELHVNRNGGALTAAATEAVSKFGYVFLNNTITADSVGFDGTPITSFILGRPWQDAPRTVFVQCEEPASLSPAGWSTWNVKPALYAEYQCFGPGSDVSQRISISQQLTDEEAAQYTIANIFAQGSHPRFDRDWLPADTTVTSSKGWTQPVSSRLEQNYPNPLRDLTSIGYELLTPTPVRLVLYNTLGQPVRTLVDRRQTPGTYRVAFDGQGLSNGVYFYTLFTNEGSQTRRMLLQR, from the coding sequence ATGAAAACACCCTGCCGATTTTCGTTTTTTCTTCTGCTGAGCTGGCTCACGCTGGCAAGCGCCTGGGCGCAGCAGGTGCCGTCGTCGGCCACCTGGCCGCTGACCAATCCGGATGCGGACGGTACAGGCTTTGCACCGGTCACCACGGGCCTGGTAGCAGCCACCGACGAGCGGCTGAGTAACCTGGAACTGAATCAGTACACCGGCCTGGAAGAAAGCCAGCGTCTGCGCATTCAGGGTAACGAATGGCCTGCCAATCAGACCGATACCATCGCCGGTACGTACGTAGAGTTTGCCGTGGCCCCTAACGAAGGGACCACCTTCATGGTCGATACGCTTTCGCTGCGACTGGCGGCGCGGTCGATCAGCTCCATGCGGGCACGCATTTTTTACGCCGCCTCGCCCGATTTTTCGGAGGCGATGGAGTTGATGTACGACACCGGGCTGGAGAATAATTACCTCTCGGTCGACACGCTGATGACTTTTAGCGGCGCACCCGAGGTGCAACTGGCCGAAGGCGATACGTTTTACCTGCGGATTTACCCGTGGGTAGACCAGGACCCCGACGTGCGGACCGGGAAATACCTCCTGCCCAACAACGTGATGATCGGGGGCCAAAGCAAAGCCCTTCCGGCTTCTTCGACGGCCTTGTGGTCGTTCAACGATACGCAGGAACCCGTCACGACCGGCGGTATGGTCGCCGAATTGCCCGCGTTCGAAGGGCTGGAGTTCTACAACTTTACGGAGCTGCCGATCGACGGCACGTCCGAGCAGGTCAAGGTGATCTCGCTCAAAACACCCGGCGAAGGCGAATGGATAGCCGAGCCTGATTCGGTCGGCGGCATGTATGCCCAGTTTGCGGCCGCCCCCAAATCGGGCGGGACGCTGGCGGTAGAAGAAGTTTCGTTTTACATCGGCGGGTGGTTTACCTCCACGCTCCGCGCCACGGTCTACGCGTCGACCGACCCCACGTTTGCCACCAGCACGCTGCTCGTAGCCGACTCGGCACTGGTGGGCAATGCGGTGGCCTCCTGGACGTTCCCGGTCGAGGCCATGGTCGAAAGCGGCGGGCAGTTTTACCTACGCATCTACCCTTACAACACCGAAGCGCAAGGGTGGGCCAAGCTGGTTGCCCTGAAAGACGTGACCATCAGCGGGACCGTCAGCGGCGTGACGGCCGATCCGGCCGCGATTTCCTCGCAACCGGTTTCTGCCATCTCGACCACCTTCGCCACCAGCGGGGGCAACATTTATACCGACGGCGGCGCACCCGTTACGGCCCGGGGCGTGGTCTGGAACACCACCGGCAGCCCGACCGTTGACGACAGCAAAACCGAAGACGGCACCGGCCCGGGCACCTTCTCCAGCCAGTTGACCGGCCTGACGCCCGGCACCCAATATTACGTGCGGGCGTATGCGACCAACAGCGCCGGAACCAGCTACGGCGGGGAAGTGAGCTTCACGACCCTGACCGAACGTTCGGTGCCCACGGTCACCACGGGACAGATTTCCAACATTCTGGCCGAAGAGGCGGTGGGCAGTGGCGAAGTAACCGACTGGGGTGGCGACACCATCACCGCGCGCGGGCTGGTCTGGAACACCACCGGTGCCCCGACCCTGGCCGATGCATACAGCGAAGCGGGGGCGGGCCTGGGAGCGTTTCAGAGCGCGCTGATGCCGCTGGAAGAAAATACCGACTACTATGTGCGGGCGTATGCGACCAACGGCGTGGGAACGGCTTATGGCGATGAAGTAACCTTTACGACGGAAGCCAAAGCGCCGGATGTGATGGTGACGGTTGCGCAGGACGGCAGCGGCGACTACGAAACCGTGCAGGCGGCCTTCGATGCGGTTCCCGACAACTATACCGGCACCTACACGATCTACGTAAAGCCCGGCACCTACAAGGAAAAGCTGATCCTGGAGCGGAATAAAGTGAATGTCGTGTTGAAAGGCGACGATCCGCTGACGACCATCCTGACGTACGACGACTACGCGGGAATTGCCGGGGGCACTTCGAATTCCTACAGCGTGGCCATCGAGCCCGACGATTTCACGGCCATGAACATCACGTTCCAGAACACCGTCGTCAACGACGGCTCGGGAGGAGGGCAGCAAGCCGTGGCGCTGCGCGTCAATGGCGACCGCCAGGCGTATTACAACTGCCGTCTGTTGGGGTATCAGGATACGTTCTACACGTGGGGCGGGCGCGGTACCGGCCGGATCTACCTGAAAGATTGTTACGTGGAAGGATCGGTCGACTTCATTTTCGGGCGCGACATTGTGGTGTTCGATCACTGCGAACTTCACGTGAACCGGAACGGTGGGGCACTGACCGCCGCCGCGACGGAAGCCGTCAGCAAGTTCGGGTACGTGTTTCTGAACAACACCATCACCGCCGACTCGGTCGGGTTCGACGGAACGCCGATTACCTCTTTTATTCTGGGACGCCCCTGGCAGGACGCCCCGCGCACGGTCTTCGTGCAGTGTGAAGAGCCGGCGTCGCTGTCGCCCGCCGGATGGTCGACCTGGAACGTGAAGCCCGCCCTGTACGCAGAGTATCAGTGCTTTGGACCCGGTTCGGACGTGTCGCAGCGCATCTCTATTTCCCAGCAACTGACGGACGAGGAAGCGGCGCAGTACACCATCGCCAACATCTTCGCGCAGGGCTCGCACCCGCGCTTCGACCGCGACTGGCTGCCGGCCGATACGACCGTCACGTCGTCGAAAGGGTGGACGCAGCCCGTCTCTTCCCGCTTGGAGCAGAACTATCCCAATCCGTTGCGGGACCTGACTTCCATCGGGTACGAACTGCTGACGCCGACGCCGGTACGGCTGGTGTTGTACAACACGCTAGGGCAGCCGGTGCGCACGCTGGTCGATCGTCGGCAGACGCCCGGTACGTACCGCGTTGCGTTCGACGGCCAGGGACTTTCGAACGGCGTGTATTTCTATACCTTGTTCACGAACGAGGGAAGCCAGACGCGTCGCATGCTTCTGCAACGGTAA
- a CDS encoding protein phosphatase 2C domain-containing protein, with protein MNTYQLLRIGEHHVNHCEDYVLTAPLSTHRLVGAVMDGCTMGTDSYFAATLVGKLLRKIVLERSYQALYAPLVSGSVEVDLREILRQLLAEFRALTNQLVLRDDELLTTLLLMVLDEQQEEDIVLTVGDGLVCIDGQLTEYDHQNRPDYLGYHLGTDFNTWYRQQTQVISFRHFSDVSLSTDGIFTFAPYTKAASNPQVDPVAYLLSNRDDMHLPSMFTKKWAYLEQQCGLRPTDDLGIVRVVR; from the coding sequence ATGAACACGTATCAATTGTTGCGCATTGGCGAGCACCACGTTAACCACTGTGAGGATTATGTACTGACAGCACCGTTGAGCACGCACCGGTTGGTAGGGGCGGTGATGGACGGTTGCACGATGGGAACCGACAGCTACTTTGCAGCGACGCTGGTGGGCAAGCTGTTGCGGAAAATTGTGTTGGAACGAAGCTATCAAGCGTTGTACGCACCCTTGGTGTCCGGCTCGGTTGAGGTGGATCTGCGGGAAATTCTCCGGCAGCTTCTGGCGGAGTTCAGGGCGCTTACGAATCAACTCGTGCTGCGCGATGATGAACTGCTAACGACGTTGCTGCTCATGGTGCTGGACGAGCAGCAGGAAGAGGACATAGTGCTTACAGTGGGGGATGGGCTGGTGTGCATCGACGGACAACTGACGGAGTACGATCACCAGAACCGGCCGGATTACTTGGGCTACCATCTGGGAACCGATTTCAACACCTGGTACCGGCAACAAACGCAGGTAATCTCCTTCCGGCATTTTTCAGATGTCAGCCTGAGCACCGACGGCATTTTTACGTTTGCACCGTACACCAAAGCGGCCTCCAACCCGCAAGTCGATCCGGTGGCGTACTTACTCTCCAACCGGGACGACATGCACCTACCCAGCATGTTCACCAAGAAGTGGGCTTATCTGGAACAGCAGTGCGGCTTACGACCCACCGACGACTTGGGAATTGTCCGAGTTGTACGCTAA
- a CDS encoding amino acid permease, which yields MLPSTDELVEGTEPPAPQLRRVLTVRDLTALGIAAIVGAGIFSTIGNAAADGGPAVSLLFVFTAVACGFSALCYAEFASSVPISGSAYTYAYVSFGELLAWIIGWDLLLEYAIGNIAVAISWSDYFTAFLRGLNIHLPAYLTMDFFSAFRGYEAVQRGGEATTPLLQEAAAAWSTAPQLGSLRLIVDLPALVIVALITAVVYIGVRESKTINNVMVGIKVLVVLAVILIGAFYVHPANWNPFDPEGFGGVMKGVSAVFFAYIGFDALSTTAEEARNPRRDLPRAIIYSLIICTILYVLITLVLTGMVSYKSLRVGDPLAFVFQRVGLHWIGGIVAFTALIAMASVLLVFQMGQPRIWMNMSRDGLLPPAFSRIHPRFQTPSFATVVTGFVVAIPALFMNLTEVTDLTSIGTLFAFVLVCGGLLVQQQGQPAEPLPADGRFRVPYVNGKYWVPVLLAVMLIGSFVLSPESWTITALRHEDEWPFLLFLGVAIWVAVLAYRLNLSLIPVLGLLSCLYLMSELGATNWIRFLIWLVLGLVVYFTYSRSHSKLKE from the coding sequence ATGCTGCCTTCGACCGACGAACTGGTGGAAGGAACCGAACCGCCGGCCCCGCAACTGCGCCGGGTGCTCACCGTGCGCGACCTGACGGCTCTGGGCATCGCCGCCATCGTCGGTGCCGGCATTTTCAGTACGATCGGCAACGCTGCCGCCGACGGCGGGCCGGCCGTGTCGCTTTTGTTCGTGTTCACAGCCGTGGCGTGTGGCTTCTCCGCCCTGTGTTACGCCGAATTTGCATCGTCCGTACCCATTTCAGGCAGCGCCTATACATACGCCTACGTATCGTTCGGCGAACTCCTGGCCTGGATCATCGGCTGGGACCTGCTGCTGGAATACGCCATCGGCAACATTGCGGTCGCCATCTCGTGGTCCGACTACTTCACGGCGTTTCTGCGGGGACTGAACATTCACCTGCCCGCGTACCTGACGATGGATTTTTTCAGCGCGTTCCGGGGCTACGAAGCGGTGCAACGCGGGGGTGAGGCGACGACACCTTTGTTGCAGGAAGCAGCGGCCGCCTGGTCGACCGCCCCCCAGCTGGGAAGCCTGCGGCTGATCGTCGACCTGCCAGCGCTGGTCATTGTGGCCTTGATTACGGCGGTGGTGTACATCGGCGTGCGGGAGTCGAAAACCATCAACAACGTGATGGTGGGCATCAAAGTGCTGGTTGTGCTGGCGGTGATTCTGATCGGGGCGTTTTACGTCCATCCGGCCAACTGGAATCCGTTCGATCCGGAAGGATTCGGGGGCGTGATGAAAGGCGTCTCGGCTGTGTTTTTTGCCTACATCGGGTTCGATGCCCTGTCGACCACAGCCGAAGAGGCCCGCAATCCGCGGCGCGATTTGCCCCGCGCCATCATCTATTCGCTCATCATCTGTACCATCCTCTACGTGCTGATTACGCTGGTGCTGACCGGCATGGTATCGTACAAAAGCCTGCGCGTCGGCGATCCGCTGGCGTTTGTATTTCAGCGCGTTGGTCTGCACTGGATCGGTGGCATCGTCGCGTTTACGGCCCTCATCGCGATGGCCAGCGTGCTGCTGGTGTTTCAGATGGGACAGCCCCGCATCTGGATGAACATGAGCCGCGACGGCCTGCTGCCCCCGGCGTTTTCGCGCATCCATCCCCGGTTCCAGACGCCTTCGTTCGCGACCGTGGTGACGGGCTTTGTGGTGGCCATTCCGGCGCTGTTCATGAACCTGACGGAAGTGACCGACCTGACGAGCATCGGTACGTTGTTCGCGTTTGTGCTGGTCTGCGGCGGCCTGCTGGTGCAACAGCAGGGCCAGCCCGCCGAACCGCTCCCGGCCGACGGTCGTTTTCGCGTACCGTACGTCAACGGCAAGTATTGGGTGCCAGTGCTACTGGCGGTGATGCTGATTGGCAGTTTCGTCCTGAGCCCTGAATCCTGGACGATTACCGCCCTCCGGCACGAGGACGAATGGCCGTTCCTACTGTTTCTGGGGGTGGCGATTTGGGTGGCCGTGCTCGCGTACCGGCTCAACCTCTCGCTGATTCCGGTACTGGGGCTCCTGAGTTGCCTGTACCTGATGTCTGAACTGGGCGCGACCAACTGGATCCGGTTCCTGATCTGGCTGGTGTTGGGCCTCGTTGTGTACTTCACCTACAGCCGCTCCCACAGCAAACTGAAAGAGTAA
- a CDS encoding VIT1/CCC1 transporter family protein, with the protein MPQTPHVEKHFTASGTVRDVVIGMSDGLTVPFALAAGLAGAVAQTDLILTAGLAEIAAGSIAMGLGGYLAANSDREHFFSERRREQSEVERMPEREEQEVVDVLKNYGLAEPEGRAIAKALRQRPEAWIDFMMRFELGLEEPDPRRALKSALTIAGAYIAGGLIPLSPYFFAIPILEALVWSVVATLLALGVFGYIKGLFTGTRAWRSALQTVVVGGLAAAAAFGIARFIA; encoded by the coding sequence ATGCCTCAGACCCCTCATGTAGAAAAGCATTTCACGGCCTCCGGAACGGTGCGCGATGTGGTGATCGGTATGTCCGACGGGCTGACGGTGCCGTTTGCGCTGGCGGCCGGACTGGCCGGAGCAGTAGCGCAGACCGACCTGATACTGACGGCGGGTCTGGCCGAAATTGCAGCCGGCTCCATCGCGATGGGGCTGGGCGGTTACCTGGCGGCCAACAGCGACCGGGAGCACTTCTTCAGTGAGCGTCGCCGTGAACAGAGCGAAGTAGAGCGCATGCCCGAACGCGAAGAGCAGGAAGTCGTAGACGTCTTGAAAAACTACGGCCTTGCAGAACCGGAGGGGAGGGCGATAGCGAAGGCGCTGCGTCAACGGCCGGAGGCCTGGATTGACTTTATGATGCGTTTTGAGTTGGGACTGGAAGAACCTGATCCGCGTCGTGCTTTAAAAAGCGCCTTGACCATTGCAGGGGCGTACATTGCCGGAGGCCTGATTCCGCTCAGCCCTTATTTTTTTGCGATTCCCATTCTGGAGGCGCTGGTCTGGTCGGTGGTCGCAACGCTGCTGGCCCTCGGGGTCTTTGGGTACATCAAAGGCCTCTTTACGGGGACCCGGGCGTGGCGTAGTGCGCTGCAAACCGTCGTGGTGGGGGGACTGGCCGCCGCCGCTGCGTTTGGGATTGCTCGCTTCATTGCCTGA
- a CDS encoding Dps family protein — MVQAVNPIIADAFALYLKTKNFHWHLSGPHFRDYHLLFDEQAEAILDSIDPLAERIRRIGGTTLRSISHVHQLQTITDNNEAFVKPLDMVKELLSGNRHIARQMREAMELCDAKRDHPTSNLLQEVLDATERRIWFLFEITQQTQ; from the coding sequence GTGGTCCAAGCGGTCAATCCGATCATTGCCGATGCTTTCGCACTTTACCTTAAAACCAAGAATTTCCACTGGCACCTGTCCGGGCCGCACTTCCGCGACTACCACCTGCTGTTCGACGAGCAGGCCGAGGCCATCCTGGACTCCATCGATCCGCTGGCCGAGCGCATCCGCCGCATCGGGGGAACCACGCTGCGGAGCATTTCGCACGTGCATCAGCTCCAGACCATCACCGACAACAATGAAGCATTTGTCAAACCGCTCGACATGGTGAAAGAGCTGCTGAGCGGCAACCGGCACATCGCACGGCAGATGCGCGAGGCGATGGAGTTGTGTGATGCCAAGCGCGATCACCCGACCAGCAACTTGTTGCAGGAAGTACTCGATGCCACCGAACGGCGCATCTGGTTCCTGTTCGAGATTACGCAACAAACACAGTAA
- a CDS encoding synaptic vesicle VAT-1 family membrane protein has product MLQRQVYRMPKAGSLRQLDQRTEALAPPQPDEVQVEVKAIGLNFADIFAIQGLYKATPKGSFIPGLEFSGVVTSVGEAVSEWHVGDRVMGATKFGGYASHLNSHRRYVTPLPDAWSFEEGAGFLVQGLTAFYALTELGNLQRGMAVLIHSAAGGVGILANRICKQYDAYTIGTVGQPHKVDFLREQERYDAIILRGSDFRERLVEALDGRPLLLIMECIGGTILRQGWDVLAPMGRMVAYGSASFTSHSDRPNYPQLLWKFLRRPKIDPLRLPSQNKSLMGFNLIFLYEQTDLMHQMLDGLQALQLAPPHVGQVFPFAELPDALRRFQRGNTVGKVVVTLNQ; this is encoded by the coding sequence ATGCTACAGCGTCAGGTATACCGTATGCCCAAAGCGGGTTCGCTCCGGCAGTTGGACCAACGAACCGAAGCGTTGGCACCTCCGCAACCCGACGAAGTGCAGGTGGAGGTGAAGGCGATCGGCCTCAACTTCGCCGATATTTTTGCCATTCAGGGACTGTACAAGGCCACCCCGAAAGGCTCGTTCATCCCCGGCCTGGAATTTTCCGGCGTGGTGACGTCCGTCGGCGAGGCCGTATCGGAGTGGCACGTGGGCGACCGGGTGATGGGCGCGACGAAATTCGGGGGCTACGCGTCGCACCTCAACAGCCATCGGCGGTACGTGACCCCGCTGCCGGACGCCTGGAGTTTTGAAGAAGGGGCGGGGTTTCTGGTGCAGGGCCTCACCGCGTTTTACGCCCTGACCGAACTGGGCAATTTGCAGCGGGGCATGGCGGTGCTGATCCACAGTGCGGCGGGCGGGGTTGGCATCCTCGCCAACCGGATCTGCAAACAATACGATGCCTACACGATCGGCACCGTCGGGCAACCGCACAAAGTGGATTTTCTGCGGGAACAGGAACGGTACGACGCGATCATCCTGCGGGGCAGTGACTTCCGGGAACGACTGGTCGAGGCGCTGGACGGACGTCCGTTGCTGCTGATCATGGAGTGCATCGGCGGGACGATTCTCCGGCAGGGCTGGGACGTCCTGGCCCCGATGGGCCGCATGGTGGCCTACGGATCGGCCAGTTTCACGTCGCATAGCGACCGGCCCAATTACCCGCAACTGCTCTGGAAATTCCTGCGCCGTCCCAAGATCGATCCTCTGCGTTTGCCTTCGCAGAACAAGTCGCTGATGGGCTTCAACCTCATTTTTCTCTACGAACAAACGGACCTGATGCACCAGATGCTCGACGGCCTGCAGGCGCTCCAGCTCGCGCCGCCGCATGTCGGACAAGTTTTTCCGTTTGCCGAATTACCGGACGCCCTCCGCCGTTTTCAGCGCGGTAACACCGTCGGCAAAGTGGTCGTGACGTTGAACCAGTAG
- a CDS encoding RNA polymerase sigma factor, with protein sequence MDDLYLDKVLEGDTHAFRYFITQYKDMAFSIAMSVVKDEFEAEEVVQESFIKAFKGIRSFHRRSKFSTWLYRIVTNEAFKRLKQIQKWESISFVDDSKAEWVDESILLSPQEEEQTHLINEALRKLSPNESLVLRLFYLEEESVKEVSAITGWTEAKVKVTLFRARKSMLVACKELLNAT encoded by the coding sequence ATGGATGACCTCTATCTTGACAAAGTACTGGAGGGAGATACCCATGCCTTTCGCTATTTCATCACGCAGTACAAAGACATGGCCTTTTCCATTGCCATGTCGGTTGTCAAAGATGAATTTGAGGCAGAAGAAGTGGTGCAAGAGTCTTTTATAAAGGCGTTTAAAGGCATCCGGTCGTTTCATCGCCGGTCAAAATTCAGCACCTGGTTGTACCGGATTGTTACCAATGAAGCCTTCAAGCGATTGAAACAGATTCAAAAGTGGGAAAGCATCTCGTTTGTAGATGACTCTAAAGCGGAATGGGTCGACGAAAGCATTTTGCTGTCACCTCAGGAAGAGGAGCAAACCCATTTGATCAACGAAGCCCTTCGGAAACTTTCACCCAACGAGAGCCTGGTGTTAAGGCTCTTCTACCTGGAAGAAGAAAGTGTCAAAGAAGTAAGCGCCATCACCGGATGGACCGAAGCCAAAGTAAAAGTGACTTTATTCCGAGCGCGTAAGAGCATGCTGGTCGCTTGCAAAGAACTACTGAACGCAACCTAA